One segment of Planctomycetaceae bacterium DNA contains the following:
- a CDS encoding alpha/beta hydrolase — protein sequence MPRTASVLLLLLSSGCASLGSYSPLHQLEQALVYQPETLPDTGLEKLPARVEEVWIDGDTGVRLNGWFVEADRPRGVLLYCHGNGGSVRSWGPVAVELQRKHQLSVLVFDYRGFGRSTGTPSEEGIVADARAARRWLADRMGVSEQDIILMGRSLGGAVAIQLAAEDGCRGLVLQSTFKSLPSVARRSAWWLLPDLNMQNRFPSIDRIPRYQGRVLISHGDADRLIPDSHGRKLYEAAPGPKEYISIPGGDHNCESTEEFAHALDRLVEQT from the coding sequence ATGCCCAGAACCGCATCGGTGTTGCTGCTTCTGCTGTCGTCCGGTTGTGCGTCGCTGGGATCGTACTCGCCACTTCACCAGCTGGAACAGGCACTCGTCTACCAACCGGAAACGCTGCCCGACACTGGTTTAGAAAAGCTGCCGGCGCGCGTCGAAGAAGTTTGGATCGACGGTGATACGGGCGTCAGACTGAACGGCTGGTTCGTCGAAGCGGATCGTCCGCGCGGAGTCCTGTTGTACTGCCACGGCAACGGAGGAAGCGTCAGGAGCTGGGGGCCGGTTGCCGTGGAACTGCAGCGAAAGCATCAGTTGTCAGTCCTGGTATTCGACTATCGAGGCTTTGGTCGCAGCACGGGTACGCCATCCGAAGAGGGTATCGTCGCGGATGCTCGGGCGGCGAGAAGATGGCTTGCGGATCGAATGGGAGTTTCGGAGCAGGACATCATCCTGATGGGCCGATCGCTTGGTGGCGCGGTTGCCATCCAACTGGCTGCGGAAGACGGCTGCAGAGGTCTGGTTCTGCAAAGCACGTTCAAGTCGCTTCCCAGTGTCGCCAGACGGAGCGCGTGGTGGCTGCTTCCGGATCTGAATATGCAGAATCGGTTTCCGTCAATCGATCGAATCCCGCGCTATCAGGGACGCGTACTCATCAGCCACGGAGATGCCGACAGACTGATTCCTGATTCCCACGGCCGAAAGCTGTACGAGGCCGCTCCCGGCCCGAAGGAATACATTTCCATTCCGGGCGGCGACCACAACTGCGAATCGACCGAAGAATTCGCGCACGCGCTGGATCGGCTTGTGGAACAGACCTGA
- a CDS encoding VCBS repeat-containing protein, with translation MKNLLTCLIAAVTVSCSFADEDGNWVRIKLDERFRSEGVAAADFNRDGTPDVIAGDVWYEAPAADSADHANAQKWKLHEVRQPGDFVAGQGYSNSFVNFAWDFDHDGWQDAVIIGFPGDPFHWYRNPGDSDVHWQESVIWTSVCNESPDFEDLNGDGVPEFILGSQPEAQIGLVTVPPADGVNGKFPFHAVSLPSAEAADNPNRGLDNGTFKYYHGLGAGDMNGDGHTDIVIPHGWWQSPGDLKESGTWKFHTIRILVDGAEQPLPHSANIYVDDLDQDGDADLFLSSAHTYGVWWAENNGDGPWTLHTVDKSYSQTHAMETVDINGDGQLDYVTGKRFFAHNGADPGGHDPVVMYWYEVKRTKGQAPSIAAHEIVAGRGTGVGTQFEIHDMNNDGKPDIVLSNKKGVNVLLQK, from the coding sequence ATGAAAAATCTGCTGACCTGCCTGATTGCCGCCGTCACCGTGTCTTGTTCATTTGCCGATGAAGACGGCAACTGGGTCCGCATCAAGCTGGACGAACGATTCCGCTCCGAAGGTGTCGCCGCCGCCGATTTCAACAGGGACGGAACTCCCGACGTGATTGCCGGCGACGTCTGGTACGAAGCTCCGGCCGCCGATTCCGCAGATCACGCAAACGCTCAGAAGTGGAAGCTTCACGAAGTGCGTCAGCCGGGTGATTTCGTCGCCGGACAGGGTTACAGCAACAGCTTTGTGAATTTTGCCTGGGACTTTGATCACGATGGCTGGCAGGACGCGGTCATCATCGGTTTTCCCGGCGATCCCTTTCACTGGTACCGAAATCCCGGTGACTCCGACGTTCACTGGCAGGAATCCGTGATCTGGACCAGTGTCTGCAACGAATCACCGGACTTCGAAGATTTGAACGGCGACGGTGTGCCGGAGTTCATCCTGGGTTCTCAGCCGGAAGCACAGATCGGTCTGGTGACTGTTCCGCCCGCCGACGGCGTAAACGGGAAATTTCCCTTTCACGCCGTCAGCCTGCCGAGCGCTGAAGCCGCCGACAACCCCAACCGCGGTCTGGATAACGGCACGTTTAAGTACTACCACGGTCTGGGAGCCGGAGACATGAACGGCGACGGTCACACCGACATCGTCATTCCTCACGGCTGGTGGCAGTCGCCCGGCGATCTGAAGGAGTCGGGCACCTGGAAGTTTCACACGATTCGCATTCTGGTGGACGGAGCCGAACAGCCGCTGCCCCATTCGGCCAACATCTACGTCGACGATCTGGATCAGGACGGAGACGCCGATCTGTTTCTCAGTTCCGCGCATACCTACGGAGTCTGGTGGGCAGAAAACAACGGCGACGGACCGTGGACGCTGCATACCGTCGACAAGTCGTACTCGCAGACTCACGCGATGGAAACGGTCGACATCAACGGCGACGGGCAGCTTGATTACGTCACCGGCAAACGATTCTTCGCTCACAACGGTGCCGACCCCGGCGGACATGATCCGGTTGTGATGTACTGGTACGAAGTCAAGCGGACAAAAGGCCAGGCACCGTCCATCGCCGCTCACGAAATCGTCGCCGGGCGAGGAACCGGCGTCGGCACTCAGTTCGAAATTCACGACATGAACAATGACGGAAAGCCGGACATCGTGCTGTCCAACAAGAAAGGTGTAAACGTACTGCTGCAGAAATAG
- a CDS encoding glutamine synthetase adenylyltransferase, protein MLPPFHNLIESEFAPNCRLMAAAGFARPDAAVKCLMRLRVASDAGRRKPVDSQQRTVPAWFRTLKRILSEAPHPEIVLNTLDQFVRNARPPQNPLLLFERSPRSLDLLSRLACGSPFLTQILLADPAALESLASRQRTADMKPREQFLEEADAAIADQPTLIARLSELRRYQKSELLRIGVCDAFGLLDLKVVTLQISLLADAMVQVCLRLACEQHNVAASPFSVLALGKHGGEELNYSSDIDLVLIGDSDSGTAQKIARSMVDGLAGNLPTGFLYRVDLRLRPWGVAGPLVSTPEAFHRYLLEDAQLWERQALLKARVVAGNPEPGTRLLKTIAPQLFTASPEQVRNSIQTMKERIEIDLQRSGRLNTEVKLGAGSIRDIEFFVQSLQLIHGHRHPELLSPNTLDALVRLTEGGLIDAAVYRQLREGYIFLRAVEHALQLLHNQQTHQLPAQTEQREWLARRLDYPDGTTLLNRFGEHRRAVRSVFENHFQPVDRPENSRPLIRQQPGSPPAATGTELSPEEHGGGQIPAARQALVDRMFADLQQGRRIRVAAVPADADSGEGTTGLVVCCHDVTGLLSMVCGVLFAEAVDIRRGEVCSGVVQSGSGLRIPPERFLAVLQVRLSEKERSGCRKPLAERLESRLSELLIRQQSGEMDGIREELLEAFCGRVRALSSGAATTAAPPAADVKVSMHERQPGGHTIIEIAGHDIFGFLFELSNALAICRFRIRRAEIETNRDQVRDVLHVTEVDGSPVQGPKRLEELRTAVTLIMQFTHWLPSNSDPAFALLKFRDLLQKLLADSDNSDDVASLYQPRVLRAVGRVLGMSRFLWDDFLQGHHSDLFPLLANTDELRRPLSRDMLADELAERLKTSQSPAETLNTFKDRHLFRIDLRHVLGHCRPFGAFSEEVTELAEVVVSAAVTLARDELVARHGTPRTTGGNNCDFCLAALGKFGGVEMGFASDIEVLLIYSEHGRTSGDNSVSAATFFERLMKRVTEIIVARRAGIFQIDLRMRPYGQAGSAAVQLDEFCQYYAPEGDAWPFERQALVKLRCLPAEDRFSQTVADRCAAAIYGFPAFDFDAMRGMRERQTRQLVRGGTVNAKLSEGGLVDLEYAVQALQLTFGRARPELRTSNTLRALQAALTAELISSAEHKAAVDAYVFLRELIDCLRMVRGNALDLTVPAAETSDYRHLIRRMEIVHGTQFTMERLEAQMQAVKRFAATVEHICAAGAAPASDRR, encoded by the coding sequence ATGCTGCCGCCGTTTCACAATCTGATTGAGTCAGAATTCGCGCCGAACTGCCGGCTGATGGCTGCTGCGGGATTTGCCAGGCCGGACGCCGCCGTGAAGTGTCTGATGCGGCTGAGGGTCGCGTCTGATGCCGGACGCCGCAAGCCGGTCGATTCGCAGCAGCGGACTGTTCCGGCATGGTTCAGGACGCTGAAACGAATTCTGTCGGAGGCTCCTCATCCCGAAATCGTGCTCAACACGCTGGACCAGTTCGTTCGAAACGCCCGGCCGCCGCAGAATCCGCTGCTGCTGTTTGAAAGGTCGCCGCGATCACTGGATCTGTTGTCGCGGCTGGCCTGCGGAAGCCCGTTCCTGACGCAGATTCTGCTGGCCGACCCGGCGGCACTGGAATCGCTCGCGTCGCGGCAGCGCACCGCCGACATGAAGCCTCGCGAACAGTTTCTGGAAGAAGCCGATGCCGCCATCGCCGACCAGCCGACGCTGATTGCCCGACTGTCAGAACTGAGGCGGTATCAGAAGTCGGAACTGCTGCGCATCGGAGTCTGCGATGCCTTCGGACTGCTGGATCTGAAGGTCGTCACGCTGCAGATTTCGCTGCTGGCCGACGCGATGGTTCAGGTGTGTCTGCGGCTGGCCTGCGAACAGCACAACGTCGCAGCCTCACCGTTCAGCGTACTGGCACTGGGAAAACACGGCGGCGAGGAACTGAACTACAGCTCGGACATCGACCTGGTGCTGATCGGAGACAGCGATTCCGGCACTGCGCAGAAGATCGCACGGTCGATGGTGGACGGACTGGCCGGCAACCTTCCGACCGGTTTTCTGTATCGCGTCGATCTTCGGCTGAGACCCTGGGGAGTCGCCGGTCCTCTGGTCAGTACGCCGGAAGCGTTTCATCGTTACCTGCTTGAGGACGCTCAGCTTTGGGAACGTCAGGCTCTGCTGAAAGCCCGCGTCGTGGCCGGCAATCCGGAACCCGGAACCCGGCTGCTGAAAACGATCGCGCCGCAGCTTTTCACCGCGTCACCGGAACAGGTCCGCAATAGTATTCAGACCATGAAGGAACGCATCGAAATCGATCTGCAGCGTTCCGGCAGGCTCAATACGGAAGTGAAACTCGGAGCCGGCTCGATTCGCGACATCGAATTCTTCGTCCAGTCGCTGCAGTTGATTCACGGTCATCGGCATCCGGAGCTGCTGTCGCCGAATACGCTCGACGCACTGGTTCGGCTGACGGAAGGCGGGCTGATCGATGCGGCCGTCTACCGACAACTACGGGAAGGCTACATCTTTCTCCGAGCCGTGGAACACGCGCTGCAGTTGCTGCACAACCAACAGACTCACCAGCTTCCAGCGCAGACCGAACAGCGCGAATGGCTGGCGCGGCGACTCGACTATCCCGACGGAACAACGCTGCTGAATCGTTTCGGTGAGCACCGCAGGGCCGTTCGATCGGTTTTTGAGAACCACTTTCAGCCAGTCGACCGGCCGGAAAATTCGCGGCCTCTCATTCGGCAGCAACCCGGATCACCGCCAGCGGCGACGGGCACGGAACTCAGTCCGGAGGAACACGGCGGCGGGCAGATTCCCGCGGCGCGGCAGGCTCTGGTCGACCGGATGTTTGCCGATCTGCAGCAGGGCAGGCGGATTCGCGTCGCCGCGGTACCGGCCGACGCGGATTCCGGCGAGGGAACAACAGGACTGGTCGTGTGCTGTCACGACGTCACCGGACTGCTGTCAATGGTCTGTGGCGTGCTGTTTGCCGAAGCGGTCGACATTCGCCGTGGAGAAGTATGCAGCGGTGTGGTGCAAAGCGGCAGCGGTCTTCGAATTCCTCCCGAACGGTTCTTGGCAGTCCTGCAGGTGCGATTGTCCGAAAAAGAACGGTCCGGCTGCCGAAAGCCCCTGGCCGAACGGCTGGAGTCCCGGCTGTCGGAGTTGCTGATTCGACAGCAGTCCGGCGAAATGGACGGCATTCGCGAAGAACTGCTGGAAGCGTTCTGCGGGCGAGTTCGTGCGCTGTCGTCCGGCGCTGCAACGACGGCCGCGCCGCCGGCCGCCGACGTGAAGGTTTCCATGCATGAACGGCAGCCCGGCGGCCACACGATTATCGAAATCGCCGGACATGACATCTTCGGGTTTCTGTTCGAACTGTCGAACGCCCTGGCAATCTGCCGCTTCAGAATTCGTCGAGCGGAGATCGAAACGAACCGCGACCAGGTGCGCGACGTGCTGCATGTCACCGAGGTTGACGGCAGCCCTGTTCAGGGACCAAAGCGGCTGGAAGAACTGCGAACCGCCGTCACGCTGATCATGCAGTTCACGCACTGGCTTCCGTCCAACAGCGACCCGGCATTCGCATTGCTGAAGTTTCGTGATCTGCTGCAGAAGCTGCTGGCCGATTCGGACAATTCCGATGACGTGGCCTCGCTGTACCAGCCGCGCGTGCTGCGAGCCGTCGGTCGCGTGCTGGGAATGAGCCGTTTTCTGTGGGACGATTTTCTGCAGGGACACCATTCCGATCTGTTTCCGCTGCTGGCCAACACCGATGAACTCCGCAGACCGTTAAGCCGCGATATGCTCGCCGATGAACTTGCCGAACGGCTGAAGACATCGCAGTCGCCGGCGGAGACGTTGAACACGTTCAAGGATCGGCACCTGTTTCGAATCGATCTGCGTCATGTGCTGGGCCACTGCCGACCGTTCGGTGCGTTTTCCGAAGAGGTCACGGAGCTGGCCGAGGTTGTCGTGTCGGCGGCCGTGACGCTGGCGCGAGACGAACTTGTCGCCAGGCACGGAACGCCGCGGACAACCGGGGGCAACAACTGTGATTTCTGTCTGGCGGCTCTGGGAAAATTCGGTGGCGTGGAAATGGGCTTCGCTTCGGATATCGAAGTCCTTCTGATCTATTCCGAACACGGCCGGACGTCCGGCGACAATTCCGTGTCGGCCGCAACATTCTTCGAACGGCTGATGAAGCGCGTCACGGAAATCATCGTCGCTCGCCGCGCCGGCATTTTTCAGATCGACCTCCGGATGCGACCGTACGGTCAGGCCGGTTCCGCCGCCGTGCAACTGGACGAATTCTGTCAGTACTACGCGCCGGAAGGAGACGCGTGGCCCTTTGAACGGCAGGCTCTGGTCAAACTGCGGTGCCTGCCGGCGGAAGACCGTTTCTCGCAAACGGTCGCCGATCGGTGTGCCGCCGCGATCTACGGTTTCCCGGCCTTCGACTTCGACGCGATGCGCGGAATGCGAGAACGACAGACGCGGCAGCTTGTGCGGGGAGGAACCGTCAACGCAAAGCTCAGCGAAGGCGGGCTGGTCGATCTGGAATACGCGGTGCAGGCGCTGCAACTGACGTTCGGTCGCGCTCGGCCGGAATTGCGCACATCGAATACGCTGCGAGCCCTGCAGGCCGCGCTAACCGCTGAGCTGATTTCGTCGGCCGAACACAAGGCCGCCGTTGACGCCTATGTGTTTCTCCGGGAACTCATCGACTGCCTGCGCATGGTCCGCGGCAATGCACTCGACCTGACCGTCCCGGCCGCCGAAACCAGCGACTATCGCCACCTGATTCGCCGGATGGAAATCGTTCACGGTACGCAATTCACGATGGAACGGCTGGAAGCTCAGATGCAGGCCGTCAAACGATTCGCCGCGACGGTGGAACACATCTGCGCCGCCGGAGCAGCTCCCGCATCCGACCGCCGGTGA
- the mazG gene encoding nucleoside triphosphate pyrophosphohydrolase, producing MTIARELTRSADSAGPGELSNSTEGGQPPDFARLLPEFQRLCDTIARLRAPGGCPWDRQQTMATIKPYTLEETYELLEAIDADDNDAIQEELGDVLLQVVLDSQIAADERRFDLVDVVTQIADKMIRRHPHVFGNENAETTDDVKQHWRTVKAAEKQHRKSCLDGIPAALPQLARAARIAARAASVGYDFPDRHMLFDKLNEELSEFAHELFDGGQIPHVPAGIEPPVVPDEHIPCDRKREKVEGELGDVLFVLANIARRWGINPEEALRKSNAKFSRRFQAIEAAMKAAGKSMEDATLAEMEDAYQKAKALESR from the coding sequence ATGACGATTGCCAGAGAATTGACCCGTTCTGCAGATTCCGCCGGTCCGGGCGAGTTGTCAAATTCGACGGAAGGCGGCCAGCCGCCGGATTTCGCTCGGCTGCTGCCCGAGTTTCAGCGGCTGTGCGACACCATCGCGCGGTTGAGGGCTCCGGGCGGCTGTCCGTGGGATCGGCAGCAGACGATGGCCACCATCAAGCCGTACACGCTGGAAGAAACGTACGAACTTCTGGAAGCCATCGACGCCGACGACAACGACGCCATTCAGGAAGAACTTGGCGACGTGCTGCTGCAGGTGGTGCTGGATTCTCAGATTGCCGCTGATGAACGACGGTTCGATCTGGTCGACGTTGTGACACAGATCGCCGACAAGATGATTCGCCGTCATCCGCATGTCTTTGGTAACGAAAATGCCGAGACGACCGACGACGTCAAACAGCACTGGCGAACGGTCAAGGCCGCGGAAAAGCAGCATCGCAAATCCTGTCTGGACGGCATTCCGGCTGCGCTGCCGCAGTTGGCGCGGGCGGCGCGGATCGCGGCGCGCGCGGCTTCCGTGGGCTACGACTTTCCCGATCGACACATGCTGTTTGACAAGCTGAACGAAGAACTCAGCGAGTTCGCTCACGAACTTTTCGACGGCGGGCAGATCCCGCACGTTCCGGCCGGCATCGAGCCGCCGGTCGTGCCCGACGAACATATTCCCTGCGATCGAAAGCGGGAAAAGGTCGAAGGCGAATTGGGAGACGTGTTGTTTGTGCTGGCCAATATCGCTCGCCGCTGGGGCATCAATCCGGAAGAAGCGCTGCGGAAAAGCAATGCGAAGTTTTCCCGCCGGTTTCAGGCGATTGAAGCGGCAATGAAAGCAGCCGGCAAGTCCATGGAAGACGCCACGCTGGCGGAGATGGAAGACGCCTACCAGAAAGCGAAGGCTCTGGAGTCCCGATAG